The Triticum aestivum cultivar Chinese Spring chromosome 3A, IWGSC CS RefSeq v2.1, whole genome shotgun sequence genome includes a region encoding these proteins:
- the LOC123061807 gene encoding uncharacterized protein isoform X1 has translation MVSRLITASNGSSPRHTDGSAWRSTTHLLLFRCWHALLKREAPAYVHCKIWALIWPNIETVGLFSLPAVGSTGRGVRAWGALLPNECPLHYERVVRSGVRALLTSTPLRRRLRFAPDAATATVAMDPVKSAELQAQLKEMRAELKERSLPGAKVTKGPPSEILPFLAEVVKKNRAELREAYSNLEPPILRLNSRQDPCASPPGVVMLSAFSEDGEGKEA, from the exons ATGGTGAGTCGGCTGATCACAGCATCCAATGGCAGCTCACCGAGACACACCGACGGAAGCGCATGGAGAAGCACAACGCATCTGCTGCTTTTTCGTTGCTGGCATGCGCTCCTGAAGCGGGAAGCTCCAGCCTATGTG CACTGCAAAATCTGGGCTTTAATCTGGCCCAACATAGAAACAGTCGGGCTTTTTTCGCTACCAGCTGTAGGGTCGACAGGGAGGGGCGTTCGGGCTTGGGGGGCTCTCCTCCCGAACGAATGCCCCCTCCACTACGAACGAGTCGTTCGGTCTGGAGTTCGTGCGTTATTGACGTCcaccccgctccgccgccgcctccgctttGCCCCTGACGCTGCAACCGCTACCGTCGCCATGG ACCCGGTCAAGTCGGCGGAACTTCAGGCGCAGCTTAAGGAGATGAGGGCGGAGCTGAAGGAACGATCTCTCCCCGGCGCCAAGGTCACCAAGGGTCCCCCCTCCGAGAT CCTCCCTTTTCTCgcggaggtggtgaagaagaacagGGCGGAGCTGCGGGAGGCGTACAGCAACCTCGAACCACCCATCCTCCGTCTCAACTCCCGGCAAGACCCGTGCGCATCACCACCAGGTGTTGTCATGCTCTCAG CTTTCTCTGAAGATGGAGAGGGAAAGGAAGCATAA
- the LOC123061807 gene encoding uncharacterized protein isoform X2 produces MVSRLITASNGSSPRHTDGSAWRSTTHLLLFRCWHALLKREAPAYVHCKIWALIWPNIETVGLFSLPAVGSTGRGVRAWGALLPNECPLHYERVVRSGVRALLTSTPLRRRLRFAPDAATATVAMDPVKSAELQAQLKEMRAELKERSLPGAKVTKGPPSEILPFLAEVVKKNRAELREAYSNLEPPILRLNSRQDPCASPPAFSEDGEGKEA; encoded by the exons ATGGTGAGTCGGCTGATCACAGCATCCAATGGCAGCTCACCGAGACACACCGACGGAAGCGCATGGAGAAGCACAACGCATCTGCTGCTTTTTCGTTGCTGGCATGCGCTCCTGAAGCGGGAAGCTCCAGCCTATGTG CACTGCAAAATCTGGGCTTTAATCTGGCCCAACATAGAAACAGTCGGGCTTTTTTCGCTACCAGCTGTAGGGTCGACAGGGAGGGGCGTTCGGGCTTGGGGGGCTCTCCTCCCGAACGAATGCCCCCTCCACTACGAACGAGTCGTTCGGTCTGGAGTTCGTGCGTTATTGACGTCcaccccgctccgccgccgcctccgctttGCCCCTGACGCTGCAACCGCTACCGTCGCCATGG ACCCGGTCAAGTCGGCGGAACTTCAGGCGCAGCTTAAGGAGATGAGGGCGGAGCTGAAGGAACGATCTCTCCCCGGCGCCAAGGTCACCAAGGGTCCCCCCTCCGAGAT CCTCCCTTTTCTCgcggaggtggtgaagaagaacagGGCGGAGCTGCGGGAGGCGTACAGCAACCTCGAACCACCCATCCTCCGTCTCAACTCCCGGCAAGACCCGTGCGCATCACCACCAG CTTTCTCTGAAGATGGAGAGGGAAAGGAAGCATAA
- the LOC123061807 gene encoding uncharacterized protein isoform X3 → MDPVKSAELQAQLKEMRAELKERSLPGAKVTKGPPSEILPFLAEVVKKNRAELREAYSNLEPPILRLNSRQDPCASPPGVVMLSAFSEDGEGKEA, encoded by the exons ATGG ACCCGGTCAAGTCGGCGGAACTTCAGGCGCAGCTTAAGGAGATGAGGGCGGAGCTGAAGGAACGATCTCTCCCCGGCGCCAAGGTCACCAAGGGTCCCCCCTCCGAGAT CCTCCCTTTTCTCgcggaggtggtgaagaagaacagGGCGGAGCTGCGGGAGGCGTACAGCAACCTCGAACCACCCATCCTCCGTCTCAACTCCCGGCAAGACCCGTGCGCATCACCACCAGGTGTTGTCATGCTCTCAG CTTTCTCTGAAGATGGAGAGGGAAAGGAAGCATAA